Within the Leptospira johnsonii genome, the region ATCGTTACAAGGAAGTAACTATGAAAAGCATCCAAATTCTCGGCAACTTGGCCGGGTCCGACCCGTTCGGACCGGACCCAGTGATTCTGAGAAAACGAGGAGTTCCGATCAAAAAGCGGAAATTCGAGGACTATAAGAAGAAGATCGAAGACGAAAACTACATTGATTTCGCAATCGATAAGATCGCTATGGAACTCTCGCATTTCCTGTCAAAGTAACCACAAAAATAAAACCGTCGAAAGAACAAGTTAGGTTACGGCCCTGTTTTCCGGAAACCATCCGGAATTCAGGAAAACAAGGGCCTCCTCTAAATTCCTCAAAAGTACTTCCTCCGAACCTTCCAAATCTGCAATCGTCCTTGCCACTTTCCTAAAATGAGCGACCTTACGAATGCTAAACTTTTGTAAGCCGACAGCCCTCCAAAAATAAGTTTCGCATTCCTTGGAAAGAGGGATCATTCTTTCCACTTCTTCTCCTCTTAATCTTCCGTTGTATAATTTACCTGTTTCTCTGAATAATCTACGGTATTGTATATCCGAAGCTGATTGGATGGAATCTCGGATAGATTTTAGATTTATGGAAACCTTCTCCCCATCGGAGAGCCCTGAAAAACCTATATGATAGAATATTTCGATCCGATCTAAAAATGGTCCGCTAAAGGAGGACTGGTAATTTCGGACGTTTGAAACGCTGCAGTTACATTCCTTTATAAGGGTTTGGTAATATCCACATGGACAAGGATTGGTGGCTCCTATGAACAAAAAGGAAGCAGGGTAGGTGATAGAACCATTGATCCGTGAGATCGTAATTTTCCCTTCTTCCATCGGTTCTCTTAACGCTTGTAAATTCCTAGAATGGAATTCTGAAAGTTCATCTAAGAATAGGATCCCATTTCCAGCTAGGGAAACTTCTCCCATTTTTAAACTGCTAGAACCTCCAACCAATGAAATATCGGAAGTTGTATGATGAGGACTTCTAAAAGGTCTTTCTACTTCTGTATCGGATAGATTCTCTTGTAAGGAACGGATGCCTAATAATTCGATCCCTTCTTTCTCTCGGATCTTAGGAAGAAATCCATGCGCTAATTTAGCAAGCATTGTCTTTCCTGCGCCTGGAGGCCCTGAAAGTAAACAATGATGGAATCCAGCGCTTGCAATTTGAATGGCGCGTATCGCAGGCAATTGACTTTTATGAAATTCAGATTTCCAGGGAAGAACTTCGGATTTGATCCTTATACTTCCTTTTGGCTCCGGCTGTATTTTTCCTTTAGCTAAGGAGACTAAATCTTTCAGATGAGAGATTGCATAGATTGGAATTTTTTCCAGGATAGAAGCTTCTTTCCTATTTTCAAAAGGAACAACTGCCGCAGTAAAACCTTTACTCTCCAATCCGAAAAGTATAGGAAGAATTCCTTTCAAAGGTTTTACAGTTCCGTCGAGCCCCACTTCGCCAAGGAAAAGAAATTGTTCTAGTTTTTCAGAACTAGGTAGCTGCTCTGTGAGATATAAGATCCCGGCAGCAATGGGAAGATCTAAGTATGTCCCTTCCTTTTTTCTGCCGGCAGGCGCTAAATGGACCAGAATATTCTGAAGAGAATATTCAAATCCGCTGTTCTCAATTGCTATCCTGATCCTATCTGAGGATTCTTTGATCGCGGGGCTCGGAAGTCCTGTAATCAGGAACCTTGGGATGCCTCTTTTGATATTGATCTCTACAGATACCGGAAATGGTTGTATTCCCTCCAGGGAAGCCCCCAGAAATTTGGTCAGTTTACATGTCTCCATAATCGGGACAGGTGCGGAAAAATTCAGACCTCTCGCTTTTTTTCTAAAAACTAGTTTATCACTTCCGGACCTTCAGTAACTTATGCATGAAATGGTGCGATTCTTCGCTTTTTTACTGGCCCTATTTACCATACAGTGTGGAGCCAGACTGATCAAAAAAGAGAAGTTATCTGAGATCAACGAGCATTACCAGGATAAGATATACAGCCTTAAAAAAGACACAAAAGTCTCCATGACCGAAACTTTTAAGAAGGGAATGTTGGTCCGAATCTACATCGAATCGACTCCTTCCCTGATTAAAGTGAAATGTTTCCCTGCGGACCAGAAAAGGGAACATGCAATCGGCAGGCTGATCGCCTATCAGGTGAATGAAGATCTAGAGAAAAAGACCATCAGTATAGAGGATTTGGATAAGATCGTTGCAAATGAGCTCACGGAATATAAAAAGAAAAAGTAGCCGTCGTTCCCCCCTAGGTTCAAGAAGGCATCCCGACGCAGCCGATATTAAATATGTGAAACGGACGATTCTTTGCCTTCCCATTATATCCGCCATGCTTACCTCGTCTTTATCGGCCGATCCGCTCAAAAATTACGAAAACGCGATCAACGATTACGCGAATAAGGACTCTTCTTTTTTTACAGACAAGGAAGAGCGTAAGATCAAACAATTATTCTCTCAATCCCCGGAAGAATGGGAAGAAGACAAATATTCTTCTCTTAGCTATCATAAGGACAAATCCAATCTAGAGCTTCCTTCTTTTATTAGCATCAATCCAATTGTTTCGTCTAAGATTGTTAGCCAAAGCGGCTTTATCATAAAATCCTATATTGTAAAACCTAAAGATACATTATTCAGGATCGCTAAGGCCTTAAAGACTACTGCCGCTAAAATTTCAGAAGCAAACGGTCTAAACAAAGGTTCCGTTCTAAAAGTGGGACAAAGTTTAAGCGTTCCTGTTAAGGTTGGAAATGCTTCTCGCCAGAAAATAGAATACAAAAGAGTATTCATTACTCCTGTCTTAGGAGCTAGATTCTCTTCCAGATACGGTAAAAGAAAAGATCCGTTCCACACAGGTGGAGGTGGTTACCATACTGGGATAGATATGGCTGGCCCTCAAGGAGCACCAATACTCGCTTCCGCAGACGGCGTAGTAAGTTTTGCCGGAGTGAATGGTGGTTACGGAAACTCAGTCATAGTAGATCATCCAAACGGTTATAGGACCATGTATGCGCATTGCGCTAAAATTACAGTGGAAGAGGGAACGAAAGTGAGAGCAGGGACGGTCATAGGTGCCGTAGGTCGCACAGGCTCCGCTACAGGTTCTCATCTCCATTTCGAGGTGTTCTATAACGGAAAAAGGATCAATCCTGAGGTGGCGCTTAGGAAGACCTTAAAAATTGTTACGAACCTGGACCCAGGCAAAGTAGCGAAACTTTAAGCGATCATCTTTCGATAAGCCGGGACCAACATTTTTGGAGCCGGCTTTTTTAGAATGATTCCGTGAGAATATCCGAAGGGCGCAATGAACGCAATTTTTATCGAATTCAGAAAACATACATTCTATGTTCTGATCCCTGTCGTGATATTTTTTTCCTTCTCTCTGGCATATCTTTGTAGAGGGATACTTCTACTTTTTCTGACCCCGAATGTGCAGACAGGTTCCTCAACAGCAGCTCCCAGAAGACCCGTGGCTGAAAATTCTATCACAGTCGAAATGTCCAAGGAGATGGTAACTGGTTCTTTGTTCAGGGGAAGTTTAGCTCCTCCTCCGGGAGAAGTTCCTGCAGGTGCGGACGGAACTCCTGGAGCTCCTCCGGATACTGGAGAAGGGGAAGAAATGAGAGTGACCGGGACTTTAAGCGGCCACTGGAGTTTTGCCAGAGTAACTATTTTAGAAAAAGGGAAACAAAACGCGGAAGAATTCGCAATGGGAGAAGCAGTGGGCGGATACAAGGTAAAGTCCATTCTCCTGAACCATGTAGTCTTGGAAAAAGGAGGCCAGTCTCTCAAAGTAGAGATAGGCCAAACACCTGGCGAAGCTAGGGCCAAATTAGGTGCTCAGGCAGATGTCCCTGGAGGACCGCCTGCTGCTGATACGGTCCGTAAAATTCTGTCCAGACAGGACGTGAATAGAAAATTAGCGAACGTAGCTGAACTTTATAAGGGAAAATTCGGTCCTTATTTGGAAAATAACACGATTGCGGGATACAAAATTTACAGCATAGGCAGCGAT harbors:
- a CDS encoding general secretion pathway protein GspC → MNAIFIEFRKHTFYVLIPVVIFFSFSLAYLCRGILLLFLTPNVQTGSSTAAPRRPVAENSITVEMSKEMVTGSLFRGSLAPPPGEVPAGADGTPGAPPDTGEGEEMRVTGTLSGHWSFARVTILEKGKQNAEEFAMGEAVGGYKVKSILLNHVVLEKGGQSLKVEIGQTPGEARAKLGAQADVPGGPPAADTVRKILSRQDVNRKLANVAELYKGKFGPYLENNTIAGYKIYSIGSDHIFYSLGARTGDVVRRVNGMPLNDTVKMMEIWNSLKTADKVSVDVERMGKILSYEFIIRN
- a CDS encoding YifB family Mg chelatase-like AAA ATPase is translated as METCKLTKFLGASLEGIQPFPVSVEINIKRGIPRFLITGLPSPAIKESSDRIRIAIENSGFEYSLQNILVHLAPAGRKKEGTYLDLPIAAGILYLTEQLPSSEKLEQFLFLGEVGLDGTVKPLKGILPILFGLESKGFTAAVVPFENRKEASILEKIPIYAISHLKDLVSLAKGKIQPEPKGSIRIKSEVLPWKSEFHKSQLPAIRAIQIASAGFHHCLLSGPPGAGKTMLAKLAHGFLPKIREKEGIELLGIRSLQENLSDTEVERPFRSPHHTTSDISLVGGSSSLKMGEVSLAGNGILFLDELSEFHSRNLQALREPMEEGKITISRINGSITYPASFLFIGATNPCPCGYYQTLIKECNCSVSNVRNYQSSFSGPFLDRIEIFYHIGFSGLSDGEKVSINLKSIRDSIQSASDIQYRRLFRETGKLYNGRLRGEEVERMIPLSKECETYFWRAVGLQKFSIRKVAHFRKVARTIADLEGSEEVLLRNLEEALVFLNSGWFPENRAVT
- a CDS encoding LysM peptidoglycan-binding domain-containing M23 family metallopeptidase; translated protein: MSSRNIKRKSSRRSPLGSRRHPDAADIKYVKRTILCLPIISAMLTSSLSADPLKNYENAINDYANKDSSFFTDKEERKIKQLFSQSPEEWEEDKYSSLSYHKDKSNLELPSFISINPIVSSKIVSQSGFIIKSYIVKPKDTLFRIAKALKTTAAKISEANGLNKGSVLKVGQSLSVPVKVGNASRQKIEYKRVFITPVLGARFSSRYGKRKDPFHTGGGGYHTGIDMAGPQGAPILASADGVVSFAGVNGGYGNSVIVDHPNGYRTMYAHCAKITVEEGTKVRAGTVIGAVGRTGSATGSHLHFEVFYNGKRINPEVALRKTLKIVTNLDPGKVAKL
- a CDS encoding type II secretion system-associated lipoprotein, whose amino-acid sequence is MHEMVRFFAFLLALFTIQCGARLIKKEKLSEINEHYQDKIYSLKKDTKVSMTETFKKGMLVRIYIESTPSLIKVKCFPADQKREHAIGRLIAYQVNEDLEKKTISIEDLDKIVANELTEYKKKK